The genomic DNA GCGGCAGGGGTGCGGGCGATCCTGGAACTGCGCCTGGGCCTGGAAACCCAGGCCGTCGCCTTGGCGGCCCAGCGCCGCAGCGAACACCAGCTGCAGCAGATGCGCCAGGCGCTGGACGACTATCAGCGGTTGTCCAACAACAACGACAGCTGTGTCGAAGCCGACCGGCGTTTCCATCTGCTCATCGCCGAAGCTACGAACAATGCCTGTTTTGTCGAAATCATGCAGCACCTGGGCAGTGCGATGATCCCCAGGACCCGAGTGAACGTGGCCGAGCGTGGCCAGGCCGATCTGAGCAAGCTGGCACAATGGGCCAACCTTGAGCACGAGGCGATCTTCAACGCCATCAAACGCCAGGACCCGGACGCCGCCCGCGCCGCCATGTGGCTGCACCTGACCAACAGCCGTGACCGGTTTGGCGCGGGGGCCTGACGGTTCATCGTCGCCTGACCCACCACCACCATCGCGAGCAAGCTCGCTCCCACAAGGGATCTGTGGTGCATTTGCTACCTGAGAACACCTCGAAAAAAACTGTGGTGCATGCGATACCTGAGAACACCTCGGAACCCCTGTGGGAGCGAGCTTGCTCGCGATGGCGGCGGCACAGCCAACATCTCCATAACTGACCCACCGCTTCCCACAGGAGGGGCGTGGATAGTTCTGTGGATCAGCCCGCTTTGGCCGGGCCGGCGGGGGCGTTTCCGGCCACGGGGGTGGGGGCGCTTTTCATCAGGGTATCCAAGGCCTGCCGGTAGTGCTTGCCTGCCAGGCTCATGCTGTTGTTATGCGTCGCCCCGGGCACCAGCAGCAGGCGCTTGGGTTCCCGGGCGGCGTTGAACAGTTGCTCGCTGAAGCGTGGCGGCACGTAGCGGTCGGCGGCGCCATGGACAATCAGCAGCGGCATGTTGATCTCGCCGATCTTGTCGATGGAGTCGAACTTCTGCGACAGCAACCAGCGCACTGGCAGGGATGTATTCGCCATCGCGGTGGCGACATCGCCCAGGGAGGTGAACGTGGATTCGATCACCAGGCCTCGGACCTGGGCTTTGCCATCCTTCGCCGCCTGCTGACCGAGCTGCGCAGCGAGGTCCACCGCGACGGCGCCGCCCAGGGAATGACCATAGATCAGCCGCAGGCTTGGGTCCGGTTGCAGCACTTCGAGACGCTCCCAGGCGATGCGCGCATCTTCATAGACGCTGGCTTCCGAGGGCAGATCCCCATGACTTTTGCCAAAGCCCCGGTAATCGATGGCCAGTACCGAATAGCCCAGCGCCCGCAGTTGCTGGATACGAAACAATTGGCCGGTCAAATTCCAGCGCACACCGTGCAAATACAGGATGGCCGGCGCGTTCTTGCGTTCGGCCGGCCACCACCAGCCGTGGATATTTTCCCCGGCCTTGAAGCTGTTTGGCTTGAGGTCGAACTCCCGCACACTGCTGGGCAGCCCACTGAACCAGCTCGCTGTCCCCGGCTCGATGCGAAAGACCAGTTCCCGCTCTTTATGCTGCAACACGGCGCAGCCCACTGGCAGGCCGACGACCAATGCGCTCATG from Pseudomonas beijingensis includes the following:
- a CDS encoding FadR/GntR family transcriptional regulator translates to MPQDTDAPLRKRTHNLAHDLVTKLSQSILLGQLKPGEKLPSEGAIVQAHGVSRTVVREAISKLQASGLVETRHGIGTFVLAQTGEPGLRLNVDTAAGVRAILELRLGLETQAVALAAQRRSEHQLQQMRQALDDYQRLSNNNDSCVEADRRFHLLIAEATNNACFVEIMQHLGSAMIPRTRVNVAERGQADLSKLAQWANLEHEAIFNAIKRQDPDAARAAMWLHLTNSRDRFGAGA
- a CDS encoding alpha/beta hydrolase, which encodes MASLLFSGLKRRWLAWLCMSALVVGLPVGCAVLQHKERELVFRIEPGTASWFSGLPSSVREFDLKPNSFKAGENIHGWWWPAERKNAPAILYLHGVRWNLTGQLFRIQQLRALGYSVLAIDYRGFGKSHGDLPSEASVYEDARIAWERLEVLQPDPSLRLIYGHSLGGAVAVDLAAQLGQQAAKDGKAQVRGLVIESTFTSLGDVATAMANTSLPVRWLLSQKFDSIDKIGEINMPLLIVHGAADRYVPPRFSEQLFNAAREPKRLLLVPGATHNNSMSLAGKHYRQALDTLMKSAPTPVAGNAPAGPAKAG